agaaaaaaaaacaaaacaaaaagaaagaatatattCTTATGAAATCCTATCCACCGACTCAATAATTTCTCCTCATCCTACTGCAACATCACTATTACATCATTTATGGTTGCTATCGAAATAGGATTAACGGactgatttttgaaaaaaaaaattttaaaattgtagttagaattaaaatttgtaaaagaaaataaaaacagatAAAAGCTAAATTAGATTGTTTTGTTAGGTACTTTTAAAAtagacttaattaattaaagaatgtttaatttcatgtgtttaaaaaaaaaaaactaattttgcTTATATTTGTACTTGCtgtttgtcaataataattatttttaattaaaaaaataaattttatttcaattaatataacatattaactaatatatatataaatatattagataaattataaatttgattattgttaaattatttaaaactcgaatatactattttaaaagtaaattaaaaaaataaagttgaagcAAGATCATTATAATAACgataaaatagcaaaaaataaaataaaatttatttacaaaaaaatcaaaacagcTAGCAGgcgttaaaatatttttcttaattttttcgaAGCAAAAACTAGCATCTCAATCACtacgaaaatattttttgtagtaaaaaaattgaaaaacattttttttttcaaactcgTACTTTTGTTTTTCGTCACGACTCACGAGAATTAAATGCGGGTGTGAGAATTTAGgttgtatattattttgattgaagTTGCAGTTTGACACGAAATTGAAatacaattacaattttgttatatgattgctctaaattcaacaaaattagattccaattagaatttcaagaattaaagTCAATGGTCAAATTTGGCacctatttctttttaaatttttttcctcgTGGATGTTTTCTTGTGTCTGCGTAAtctatattagtataaaaaataacagtCACTTCTCACTCACAAATCACGATCTATAACAccacaatataaaattttaaaataccaattatatttttaaatatatgtatcaAATGGTCCATGTCATCTTTTAGTTGacgatattattatatttattctccATTGAACTCATGTTGATTACTTGCATCAAGCGAGGCAATGGGGcctaatttaattgatgaaattaatgtCTCATGACCATAGAGGCCGTCAGTTCGAACTCCACTATATGCGTGGGATGTTGTTCTACTATATGGTAGGtattgtttaaatttcatttatctgGTATTATTGATCATgatatgattgttgtaattgtTTTCAGTAGGACTTTAACCCATaacatcaatttatttataagaccTCGACTTTAATCACTATACTAAACTATCATtggtaaaatcaaaattgttatttcaactatttaatactaataataacgATCGTCGTATATCGTTTTGTGTTactataaaatgaatattgttattatatatatggtatgACATTATTgtagtatgaaaatatttaatataggtataaaaaaaattcattgacaatttaaaataattagggtaaattatgcCTGACATTctctaatattaaatttaattatgtaaatattttatattttttttatataattataataacacCTCAtaatgttgtaattataatttatattgatatctGTTAGGATTCAGAGGTAAAAGTTTATACGAACAACTcttgaaataaattgcattgacaccctaaaatacaaataattatctgggataattacatttatactctCTTATATATGAtctatttacaaaatatatctTTATCTTTCTCGTAATTATAGAAACTACCCATGGTagtccaaaaagaaaagggtaatTTGTATATGATTTTGATGTTATTGGGGTGCATGTGTGATCTTTCGAAAAAATTAAGgtggtttgtataaatgaAATGGACGTTTTTAGTGGATGtatgttaattttgaaaaaaaatatgaatgatttgtgtaaatagagtATAAGTATTGGGGGGAAAATGTGATTATCCCTAATTATTTTGTGCAGTTATAAGTTGACTTGCCGCGGCAGAAGGGACTCCTTTTTCAACTTGCAAGTGGCGTTTCTTTCGGGGAAGGCTCCGGCGACCTCGAGTATCGACACTCGACCCCTTCCCCCGAGAGGCGCATCCCCCCAAAACATTATTTTACTGCATTTTTTATTGCTCCATATGTACTCCAACTGTCTGTTTAATTTACTAACCCAAAGAATTATGTGAGATTAAGTGTGTCTGCCATGAGTTGCTTTGCGTGATTTAGCAAATCTGTGGGATGTGGGAAGCATCCAGGTTGGTGGGCATCTACTCACTCACTCCCAGATCAAGCGTGTAATCATTCaactttcttttaatttaatatttttcttttgcagaAGACGACAGATGAGCTTTAAGGCTTTGTTTGGGGCGTGATGAAGTTTGTCCGCAGGTTAGAAACTTATTCGTAAACAGAACATGTGATGATGGTATCATGCAGTTCTTTCATTGGATGGGAGTCGAGAAAGACAAGAGTAAGAGGAATTTGAATGGGCTGAATTTTCTGTAGTCAGGACACCAAGTCAGATCATTTGGTTCAATTCTTCGTGAAATGAAGAATCAAGTTTAGTTCTTGCGGAACTCTTAAGAATACCCCAAACGCGGCCTAAACATGgataaattaaacaagaagaagaattaaaaaaagaaatagagaacTTCATGATTTAGCATTATACTTATTAGTGGCCCCAAAgtatcaatttctttttaattgaaaGGGATTTGAGAGTAAGTGGTCCCGTGAGAGACAGGAGAGACAGGACTAGACTTCTTGGAACCACACCAAAAATTATTGACCCAGATAAATAGGAAAAACAATTACAGGgcaaaagatataataaaataaaaatatggacATTACTGAAGCAGAGATGGGGATATATATGGATTGACTTCCTTCTTAGAACCCCTTTCTACTTTTAAATCATCGACTCACAACAGGGAAATAGCACCCGGGCTCTCTTTAGTCTGGTGAGTTTCTATCTATTTCGTTTGATATCTATTGGATCAATGGTTTTCTGCTGTTCTTTCTTTGTTTGCTCTGCAAATTCTTGATATCTATTCTCCGACGGTTTAATCGTTTTAGTGCTAATGTTTTGCTTATTTGTTCTGGTGATCTTTGGTTGAGAAACTAAGTGTAACAATAATCTTGAATGTAATTTTGGGCTTGTACCTGACCATTAGTATGAAGGAGTTGAAGAAAGATGGAATAAgcaatattttgtatatttctgGGAATGTGAGATGATTTAGGATCTTAGGTCATGTGAGTTCAATCATAAAAAAGATGTCTTTGTCTCtagttgtatttttcattttcttgtttttttggggggtggggggttacTAGTTGCTTGGGAAGGAGCAACTGATGATTGGTCATTTTATTGCCCATGCATTCCTTTGTGGGCAGAAGTAGTTAGGATTGAGCAAAAATGATTCTTGAGTCTTTTCATAACCACAGGTTGGGGGGCAGGGTTCGTGGCTTTGTGCAGCCTGAAAAGGAGAAACCTACACTAAGTTGTTGGGTTTTAGTTGCTAATATAGGAATAATCGGAAAGATGCCATTCAGCTCAGCTAGAATTACTGTTCATAGTTATTACCAACTGGTGTGGCTGGCTgttcattcttttcttctcttctcctatctttcttttgtttttggtgtGGGAGTTGCTATGTTTTGCCTGAACATCTTGGGAGGAAAAATCGAGGATTAGTGACTTTTTGATGTTGGCTGACCTAATTTGTTTCCTCTTTCATGATATAGCTAAACATCACTGCAAGTAAAGAGCAGGAAAAAAGAGCATAAGCATTTAAATATCTCttgattatttgttttaaacttatttcttttggcattttctttcaatttatatgGCTATATATGTTTCTCCATGTTgtacttgaaaattttaactttatacTGCTTTCGTTTAGAAGACAACACGATGGAATCTTTTATGTACTATTTGACTGCTGagttttatttatcttttatggtGGTTTGGTATATACGTGCCTTGTGTTGTATCTTCGTTCcattgttttgaaatatttttaagttcttAGATCCTGTTCGGACTAAAAGATGCCTAGATCGCTATTtgttaaattgttttattattagagGTTGAGGATGGAATTGTATCCTGTGTAGCTTGACCTGGAAAGGAGACACCCAAGTTTGCactaattatgtatattagttTGAAAGCTTGATATTCGTTCCTTATATTTTGAGGATCTTCTGACTGAACTACGATTCACTGTAAGCCTATGAAGTTCATCCATACTGaagttttaatattctttttaaaatgtgtTTGAACTTATTCCCTTTGGAAATTTTTCCAAGATAAACAACAATTGGTTTCTTCAGCATTACTCTTCCTTCACTGCACTGAGATCCAGTTCCAAGTTGGAGTGAAAAGGATAGATAATTGAGGTTTGCTTGTCGTTTTGGGCTGATAGTAGTTTTTATCAACACATAATTGGTAAACTATGATGGTTATTAATGTTATAATCAggtaaaattaattcatgatttttgttcatttattcatCTTCAATAATTTGTCATGTACTTTCTTTAACATCTACGAATTCTAcattgtgtaaattttttcaacataTATGTTGTTAGCTAATAACCAGCTAAAACTTTTGCACCTTTCCCGCCCCATGTATTGCAGTTTTAATATCACCCATTTGGTACTTGAGAAAAACTAACTAAATTATGGACCCTGAAGAGAGGCTATGTGCAGATACATGGACAAAGTCTTCATCGGGCTGTGAATCACTCAACACGCCTCCAAACATTAGAATTTTCACCGATTTTAATTCACAACAGCAGAAGTGggcaaattcatcatttctgGTTCAGCAACATTTTCCTGATTTCAATCAACCATTTGGAGCTCAAAATACCCTTTCTTGTAACGTGAATACCCAGAAGCAAATGAGTGATCCTCAAGATAAGCCGACATGTGATGCTCATGAATCAAGTAATACGCAAGATTGGGATCCAAGAGCAATGCTGAACAATCTCTCGTTCCTGGAGACGAAGATTCATCAGCTTCAGGATCTGGTGCATTTAATTGTTGAGCGTAGAGGTCAAGTTACAGGTCGAGCAGATCAAGGTTTTGGTGCTGCAGCAGCAGCTTATTACTGCTGATCTCACTTCAATTATAGTTCAACTAATATCTACTGCAGGGAGTCTTCTACCATCTGTAACGCAAACCCTTTGCTCTGGAAGTTCAATTAGCCAGCTGGGGCAATTTGCTGGAGTAACGAATCAGTCAGCGGGAGTTTTAGATAATGTTCCTCCGCACAATAACAATGTGAACAAGGTGGAAGATAACTCTGATTTAACAGGTTATTTTGGGGCTGAACAGAACTGCCCCATTGAAGACCATGAAATGAAAAGTGATGATGATGCTGATGAAGGAGAGAACTTGCCTCCTGGTTCATATGAAATTCTGCAACTTGAGAAGGAAGAGATCCTTGCACCTCACACCCATTT
The window above is part of the Sesamum indicum cultivar Zhongzhi No. 13 linkage group LG2, S_indicum_v1.0, whole genome shotgun sequence genome. Proteins encoded here:
- the LOC105176100 gene encoding LOW QUALITY PROTEIN: protein SENSITIVE TO PROTON RHIZOTOXICITY 1 (The sequence of the model RefSeq protein was modified relative to this genomic sequence to represent the inferred CDS: deleted 1 base in 1 codon), with amino-acid sequence MDPEERLCADTWTKSSSGCESLNTPPNIRIFTDFNSQQQKWANSSFLVQQHFPDFNQPFGAQNTLSCNVNTQKQMSDPQDKPTCDAHESSNTQDWDPRAMLNNLSFLETKIHQLQDLVHLIVERRGQVTGRADQVLVLQQQLITADLTSIIVQLISTAGSLLPSVTQTLCSGSSISQLGQFAGVTNQSAGVLDNVPPHNNNVNKVEDNSDLTGYFGAEQNCPIEDHEMKSDDDADEGENLPPGSYEILQLEKEEILAPHTHFCTICGKGFKRDANLRMHMRGHGDEYKTPAALAKPNKESSSELILIKRYSCPYVGCKRNKDHKKFQPLKTILCVKNHYKRTHCDKTYTCSRCNTKKFSVIADLKTHEKHCGRDKWLCSCGTTFSRKDKLFGHIALFQGHTPAIPIEESKGSAGPSDRGQCSEATNKVEQLEFNYKLDAPSRSACQNVMDVEGAGEDPTSYFSPLGFDTSSMSGFHEFPRPPFEDSENSFSFLLSGACYPPKNGRYTGSNDLE